GAAACCTTCTGTCCCGAACAATTGTTCGTAATAGAAATGCTCATCTGGCGATTTAAAAACGGTATGTCGTTTCTGTGGAATGTTTCCTGAACTATGATATCTCATTTTACTTCTTAGCTTTTTTCAAATTTAATCATTTTAAAAGACATGTTAAACGGATTCAAAAAAATAAAATTATTTCTAATCAAAATATTTTTGTTAGATTTGTCTAACTTTAAAAATAACATGAGGGAAACTTTTACTTTTATAATTATATTCTTATTTCAAATCGGCTTTTCACAAGAGTTAGACAGTCTTTCAATTTCCGAAATAACCACAGACAGCATCAAATTTTTCAACAAAAAAAACACCTCAAAATCAATTGAAACGGTTGTTATTTCTAAACCTAATCGACCAAAGAAAAAATCAAACAGCATCATTCCAATAGAAATTTACACGGCTTCTTTTCTCAAAAAAACCAAGAATAACAACATTTTTGACGCTGTTGGAATGATAAATGGTATAAAACCTCAACTCAACTGTTCGGTTTGTAATACGGGCGACATCCACATCAACGGTATGGAAGGTCCGTACACCCTGATGCTTATCGATGGCATGCCGATGCTCAGCGCATTATCAACGGTCTATGGTCTTAGCGGAATTCCTAGTAGTCTTGTGGAAAGAATCGAAATTATTAAAGGTCCTGCCGACGCAAGTTTTGGTGCCGAAGCTATGGGCGGAAGCATTAACATTATCACCAAAAACCCAAAATATGCGCCAAAATTAAGTCTTGATTTTTCATCTTCATCCCAAGCAGAACTGAATCTTGATATCGCTTCCAGCTTTAAAATCAATCCAAAAACAACAAGCTTAGTAAGTCTTAATCATTTTTATTTTGGAAACCGAATCGATGTCAACCACGACAACTTTACCGATACAGCATTGCAACATCGCCTATCTATTTTTAACAAATGGAATATCGAAAGGCAAAAAAATCGACGTGCTAGTCTTGGTCTTCGTTACTATTATGAAGATCGTTTTGGAGGCGAAATGTCATGGCAAAAGAAAAATCGTGGTGGCGCTGAAGTATATGGAGAAAGCATCTACACCAATCGTTTTGAAGCTTTTGGATTGTATGATTTACCAACTCTTGAACAAATTACGGCCTTATTCTCATATAATTATCACGATCAAAATTCATATTATGGAAACACTTCATTTATGGCAAATCAGCAAGTTTTGTTTGGACAATTGGAATGGCAAAAAAGTTTAGGAAAACATATTCTAAAATCTGGAATCGCTTATAAACTTTCAAAATACGATGACAATACGCCAGCAACTTTTAAAAATTCAGATACTGGAAATCTTTTGGATCGCTCTCTTTATGGCTTTTTTGTTCAGGACGAATGGCAAATATCCACTTCAAAGGCTTTACTATTCGCCTCCCGTATCGATTATGATACCGAACACAAAATGATACATTCGCCACGACTAGCATGGAAATTCAGTCCCAATCCTCAACATGTTTTGCGGGCAAGCTTTGGAAAAGGCTTTCGGGTTGTACATGTTTTCACAGAAGATCACGCGGCATTAACTGGTTCGCGAGATGTCATCATTTCAGAAACTTTAAAACCCGAAGAATCTTACAATAGTTTTGTTAATTATATTACCCAAGTCAAGTTAGGAACAGCACATTTAAACATCGATTTATCTGGATTTTATTCTTATTTCACCAACAAAATAATTGGAGATTTTGACACAGATCCTAACAAAATCATCTTCAAAAACTTGGATGCTTTCGCTGTTTCTAAAGGCATTTCTCTTAACCTTGACATGCTTTGGACCTCACCTTTTAAAATTAATTTTGGAATAAGTTATATGGATGTTTATCAAAAAGAAACAAATGAAAAAATCCAACAATTGCATGCGCCAAAATGGAGCGGCGTGTACAATCTAAGTTATTATTTTCCTAAAAATTGGATTCTAGATTTTACTGGACAATTTTACGGACCGATGCGTTTGCCAATTTTGGAAGACGATTTTCGTCCAGAATATTCAGATTTTTTCACACTTGCCAATGTACAGGTTAGGAAACAATTTAAACATTTTGAAATATATGCAGGAATTAAAAACCTTTTAAATTTTATACCTAAAAATCCAATTATGCGTCCTTTCGATCCGTTTGACAAACACACAAACGATCCTGCTAACAATCCAAAAAACTACACGTTCGATACGCTTTACGGTTATGCGTCAATGCAAGGTTTGCGAAGTTTTCTGGGAATTAAATGGGAATTAAAATCTAAAAAGTTTTAAATTTGAATTAAATCAAAATAGCCATGTCAAAGAAAACCAATGCTGTAAGGATTTTAGAATCAAATCAAATACCGTTTGAACTAAGAGAATATGAGGTCGACGAGCAAGACCTCAGCGCCGAACATGTCGCAGAATCCTTAGGCATTTCCCCAGAAAAAATTTATAAAACCTTAATCCTGAAAGGTCAAAAAGATCCTTTTCTTGTGGCCGTCATTCCTGGAAATGCACAATTGGATTTAAAGAAAATCGCGAAAGCTTCCAACAACAAAAACTGCGAAATGCTTCCCATGAAGGATTTGTTAGCAACCACAGGCTACATCCGTGGCGGATGCTCGCCTATTGGCATGAAGAAAAATTTCCCAACTTATATTGAAGAACTGGCGACTTTGGAAGAAGAAATTATCATCAGCGCAGGAAAGCGCGGTTTACAAATTATCTTAAAACCTGATGATTTGAAAAACATTATTAATGCTGAATTTGCTGATCTTTGCCACTAAAAAACCTTCCAAAATTTTTGAAAGGTTTTTAATTATTTTTAAGATTTCATTTTTCGTTGCCGTAACAATTTTTGAGACAATCTTAAGATTATTTAGTTAAATCTAATCCACCAAAATTTCCGGAACTCATCATCAAAAATACGCCATTGGTCTTATCCAAAGTTTGCCAATAGGCGTGAAGATCTTCGGCATTAGTGAAAATTTTCAGCTTTTCATTTTTAAATTTTTCTTTGATAAACTCGGGAGAAATTGCTTCCATTCTTTTAATCTTCAAGGCTTCTTCCGAATAAAATACAACTGCGTTATCTAGTCCATCCATAGCATGATCATATTGTTCTAAAAAAATAGGATTAAGACTGGAATAAGTATGCAACTCCAAAAATCCATTTTTTGTTTTATTAGGAAATTGCTCAGCAAAAGCCTTAACTGTTGCTTTCACCTTGCTTGGTGCATGCGCAAAATCTTTGTACAATACACCGCCATCTGGACGTTTTACTTTTTCCAGACGTTTTGATGCACCTTTAAAACTCATAATCGCTTCATAGAAAGCTTCTTCCAAAATCCCGAATTGTTGACAAATATGTCTTGCTCCTTCAAGATTTAATAAATTGTGCGCCCCAAAAATAGATAACGGAATGTCGCCCATCTCGGTTTTAAGATAAACTGCATCATCAAGAATCTCGTATTCTGGCGTTTTGTATGGAATTTTTCTGAAATAATTTTCTGCTCCTTCAACCACTTTTACCACTTCGGGATCTTCCTCGTTGTACACCAAAACACCGCCTGGCGTAATGCTGGCGACAAATTTCCTAAATTGCTCAACATAATCATCGAAGGTTTTAAAAACGTTGATATGATCCCAAGCAATTCCCGAAATCAAAGCGATATTCGGTTGGTACAATAAAAATTTGGATCGCGGATCCAATGTCGAAGAAAGATACTCGTCGCCTTCAAGAATCATAAAGTCGTTATCTTCTGTAATCTTCACCATACAATCGAAACCTTCCAACTGCGCACCAACCATATAGTCGATATTTTTTTGATGAAAATTAAGAACATGCAAAATCATTGATGTTATGGTCGTTTTTCCGTGCGAACCGCCGATAACGACTCTGGTTTTTTGTTTGGCTTGTTCGTATAAAAATTCAGGATACGAGTATATTTTTAATCCTAATTCTTTAGCTTTTGCTAATTCTGGATTGTCGGCATGTGCATGCATTCCCAAAATAACAGCGTCGATATCCGAAGTTATCTTTTCTGGAAACCAGCCCAAATCCTTTGGAAGAATTTCTTTTTTTTCTAATCTTGAACGTGAGGGTTCAAAAATGGCATCATCCGAACCAGTTACTTGATAGCCTTTATCTTTCAGCGCAATGGCTAAATTATGCATGGCGCTACCGCCGATGGCAATAAAATGGGTTTTCAATTCAAAAAATATTTACAACAAAAGTACTAAAATTTTGTACTAAGCCTCAGCATTTAGATTTAATTTACTTAACTGAAGTGGTGTTTTTGCTCCTGTTTTTCGTCCTATATTTTTCCGATGTGTGTCTACGGTAAAAATACTAAGGTTGAGTTGCTCGGCAATTTCCCGACTGCTGTTGCCTTGGATAATCAATTGTATGATTTCTATTTCGCGTTGGCTAAGTTGTTTCTTTCGAAAATTTTCGCCATCGTAACCTTCTGGGAAATAAGATTGTTTGTCTAATATTTTCCGAATAGCATTTTGCAGATCTTCGTTTTCAAAAGATTTTGGAATAAATCCGTTGACACCGATTTGTCTTAATTTTTCGATTGTGCTATAATCTTCGTTCATACTTACCACGAGAATGGGAATGTCTGGATATAGAGATTTTATTTTTTCTGCAGCTTCTAAGCCATTAAGTTCTGGCATATTAATATCCAGAATAATAAAATTGGCTTGGCATGAATTCAGTTTTTGCAAGAGCTCTCGACCTGTGCTAGCACATGAGATTACCTCGCCGAGTTGTTGCTCATTAATTATGTCTGTAATCCCTTTAACAAAGATGGGATGATCATCTGCGATTATAAATTGAGTTGTCATGGTATCGTTAGTTTATTGGTATTAGGATAATTAAAGTACTTCCATTTTTATTGCTTTCAATATTAATATTTGCTTTCAGAAATTGGATACGAGATTTCACAGATTTTAAACCAATTCCTGAAAATTGAGCTTCTGGATCGAAGCCTATGCCGTTGTCTTCCAAAAGAATTTCGATGTTATTGTCTTCGCAATAAATCTGAAAATCAATTTCTGTACACTCCGAATGTTTTATGGCATTATCTAGCAAAGCGATAACAATGCGATAAATATGCAATCGGTCGGATTCTTGCAAGTTAACATCTCCCAGACTTTGTACATCGTTAAATTTGATGTGTGGAAATTGTCTTCGGTATTGTTCAAATTTATTTTTTAAAAGTTCTGATAGATTACTTTCCTCAATATAAGCGGGCATTAACTGATGACTAATGCTCCGCAAATCGTCGTATATAATTTTCATCTCATGTAGAACTTCTGCTTTGATATTTTCGTCAATTGGATTTTTGGACTGAAAAATATTTTGTAGATAAAGTTTTAGACCCGACAAATGACTGCCAACACCATCGTGGATTTCTTGCGCAATCTCTTTTCGTTCTTCCTCTTGAAGATTGAGCATTTGAAAAGACAAATTTTGGTTTTCAATATTTTTGAGTTGTAATTGCTTTCTACTTTCCCGACTTTTTTTAACAATCTTAGTCAGGAAAAAAGCGGTTAGCAAACTTACTTCTACCATAAGCCCAACAAGAATATTGCCTGGTTGGAAATAAAACACCTGCATCTGCAAAAGCAGGTCCATAAGATAATTGATAAATGCAATTAAAATAAATATGGTTGCAACAAAGAAGTATAGACTGTCTTTGTCTTTTTTTATGCTTGCATAAATAATAGAGAAAAACAACAAAATGGTTCCTATAACCAAAATGACATCTAATGCTATGACAACCTCGCTAACGATAGGCGTCTGTACATTAAACAACAAACTAAGTAGTGCTGAACTAACAGCCAAAAAGATTGCTATATTTTTAGTAAAATGTAAAACCTTATAGAAACGAGGAAATTTGGTTTTCTGATCGGTGAACATTTGAAAAACTTTAATATTTAAAATTAAAGAAATCAACAGCCACAGCATTTTAGGAAATTGTATGTAGAAATGATAAAACCAATTGGGCAACAACAACACATCTACAATATTCTCGTTCAGACTAAATAAAATAATACTAAAAACATACAAACCATGCCACAGATGAATCTCCTTTTTCAAAAGAAAAAATAAGAAAATATTAAACAAAAACATAAAGGCAAAATATCCTAAAAATTGTCCTACGATAATACCATAGTTAAGTTCCCAAAACATCATATCTTCCACGGTTGTGACATCGGAGAGAAAATAGATTTGATTCGCATTAATCAATTCTACTTTAGCCAGAATTTTTTTATACTCGCCCGCTTGCAAAGAAAATGGTAAAACCAAAGCCCTTGATTGAAACAATCGTTCTTCGGCACGTTGTTGAGGGGAAACTTGGCCCAGAAATTTTGGCTGATCCGCAAGTGTTATATCATAAAAAGTAATTTTAAAATTGTTGTTATAAAAACTCCAAACCACTTGCAGTTCTTTAGAATTCACGTTTTTAATAGGTAAGACAAACCAATAACTCGCTTTGGTATATTGGCTATTAAACACCCGATATTCGCCACGCTTTTGAAAATGTTGTGTTGGTTCTAAATCAATAATTTTCTGCAAATTTAGCTGCCGTGTAGAATCCTTGTAAAACCTCACATATTGGGTCATATTCTCCCAATTGGCACCTTTTATCAGAAAAGTATCACGCGATTTTTGCTGCCCAAAAATAGATGAACAACAACATATTATAAAAATTAATAAAAACCGGTGTATTAAGAACATGCGTAAATTTAAAAATATAATTCAGATGTAATATACCTATTAGTAGGTATTCAATAAAAAATCCACAAAGAAAGTGTGGATTATATAATAAAAACTATTCGTTTTCGGATTTATTCTTTTGAGCTTTTAGCTCCTCATCATAGTCATGGAGAACATTATGTTCTGGTGTTTGCTCTATCGCATGCATTATTTTATTGAGGATTTCTGCAGGCGACTCTTTATCATAGTCGATATCCAAAGGTGCTTTAAACTCCATCGTTGGTTTTACACCAGTTACTTTTATTTTTAAACCTTTTTTATCAAAAGCCCTACGGAAACCATTTATCTTAATAGGAATCACAATAGGACGTTGGTTTTTCACCAATTTCGCGGTTCCTTTTCTACCTTGCGCAAAAGCCGAAGTTGTCCCTTGTGGAAAAGTGATAACCCAGCCATTATCCAAAGCTTTCATAATGTTTTCCACCTCGCTCATATCGACCATTCGGTTGACATTTTGACCTTCTGCACGCCAAGTTCTTTTAACAGTTACAGCGCCTGCAATTTTAAAAATACGGGCAAGAATTCCTTTGTTCATGGTTTCTTCCGCAGCAACATAGTAAAAATCAACTTTTGGGTTAAGAAGATATACTGGATTTTTTATTGTATTAAGATAACCGTTGTTAACCGCACAAAAAGCGTGATACATCGCCGCTACATCAGCAAAATATGTCTGGTGATTAGATACAAATAAAACATTGGTCTTTGGTAAATCAACAAGATGTTCTGTACCCGAAATTTTCAATTTGTTAAAGCCATTGAAACGACGATACGATACCAAGCCTAATATAAAAATTATAAAACGCTTTAGAACGTATATATTCCCGAAGGAATCTGTAAAAATATTCTTTTTGGCCATGCTTGAAAATTATAATTCAGGATGTCTTATTTTTTAAAAGCGCAAATTTAAACATTTTTAAGTAACAAGCTGAATTCACTTAAAATCATCGAAGTAGCGCCCCAAATAAGGTATCCATTAAAATCAATCACCGGAACTTCGTATCCACGACTCGTGCTCATCGCCATCATTTTTGGTTGATCGGGCAAAGACAACAAAGAGCTTACTGGGAACTCGATCAACTCAACAGCTTCACTCGCCTGAAGTGTAAAAACAGGATCTTTTTTGGTAAATGAAATAAAAGGATAGACATAAAAATTACTTGGCGGAATATAGATAGGCGTCATCTCTCGGATAATACGGATATAGTGCGTATCGATGCCCATTTCTTCGGATGTTTCCCGCTTGGCTGTATCTGCAAAATCGACATCTTCTTCTTCCCGTTTTCCGCCTGGTAAAGAAATTTGCCCACTGTGACGGTCGTGTTCGTTTTCGCTACGCACCATCAGTGGAAAATGCCATTCATTATTTTTTAAATATAATAAAATATTAACGGCCGCAAATTTTGGATCTCGGCTTAATATTTCATCATAACTAAATCGTGGACGATAGGCGGGCGAATATACACAATGCGCCGCTTCCCCTTTTAATTCAGTATTTTTTAAAATTTTTAATAAATCTTTTCCAAACTTTCGCATGACTCAAATTTAGTTAAATTATAGACATTACGAAAGTCTAAAACCAAGCTTTTTTTTATTTAATTTTATAAACTTAAAGGAATTCCTGAATAAAAATCTAAGAGTTTTTGACTGAATAAATAATTGAATTTTGACTGTGCTACATTGCCTTGTGCATTGGCATAATTGTTACGCGCAATATTGAGATCATAGATACTAGTTCGTCCTGCGTCGTAACTTTTCTCTGCAAAATCCAAAGCCAACTTTGTGCTTTTCTCTGCTTCTACTGCGGTAAGATAAGTTTCGTAATTGGCATCGGCATCAAAAGCGGCTTTTTGCACATTTTGTTTAACATCCAATTTTTGTTGTTCCAAATTATTTTTGGCAATATCTTGATTGATTTTGGATTGTTCTACTTGCAGTTTGGTTATACCTTTATTGAAAATAGGAATATTGGCAGAAACGCCAACTTGTTGTCCAAAATTATCTTTGTATTGTTGGAAAAAACCACGTTCTTTAATTGGCGTGCCATCAGGATTTATCCCAACCGTATTGGTTGCCAATGAATTAAAGTAAAAAGAACCCAAGCCTGCATTTGCTGTAAGCGTTGGCCAAAAGGCAGTTTTTACAACTTCTGTCTGTGCTTCGGAAGATTTGATGCGACTTTCCGCAGCTTTTATTTGCGGTTGATTAGCGTAGGCTTTATCGAGAACTTGCTCCACAGCCAAATCTGGCGCAGAAGGATCAAACATAATCGGCACATCGGCCACATCAAAACTTTTATAATCTGCCAACATTAATAGTTGAGCCAACGCAAATCGGCTACGGTCTCTGTTGACTTCTGCGACTTTCAAATTTTGTTTTTCCCGTGCTAGCGCAGCATCTGCTTCTGCCAAAATAGTTTGTGCAGTTGTCCCAACATCGGTTGTTATCTTAGCGCGGTCGCGAAGCTTTTGAGCATTTTGTAATGCGCTTTGTGAAATTTTAACAATTTCTTTATTCAGTAAAATGCTGAGATATTGTTGTGCAATCTGAAGCGAAATATTATCCTGAATGGTTTCGATATCAAATTGTGAGGCTTCTACATCGAATTGTACTTTTCGAATATTTTTTTCTAAACGTCCATTGTTATAAATCAAAACATTAGCGCCGACATTAGCACTATTATTAAAATTATCATTACGCTGCGTATTTCCAAAAACATCCTGACTTTGTCCAAAGGTCGCGGTGTTAGAAATACTTCCGCTGACATTCGGCAGATAATCTTTTTTGGCAATTGTCAAATTAGACTCCTGCATTTTTTTGCTATACGTATTTTGCAAAACCTGTAGATTATTCTTCACGGCATAATCTACGCACTCTTGCAAAGTCCAAATCTTTTGTCCATAACTTGATATACTAAAACAAATTACCGATGCTGCTAAAATATTACGAAGTATCATAAAAACAATTTATAAACAATAAGACATCAAAAATGATTATTTGTTACGTTTTTAAATAAAAAAATATTTTTTAATAATTTTCTGTAACTTTTTAACAATCTCCCTTACCTATTAGTATATAATCCGAGAATAT
This genomic stretch from Chryseobacterium sp. POL2 harbors:
- a CDS encoding lysophospholipid acyltransferase family protein, producing MAKKNIFTDSFGNIYVLKRFIIFILGLVSYRRFNGFNKLKISGTEHLVDLPKTNVLFVSNHQTYFADVAAMYHAFCAVNNGYLNTIKNPVYLLNPKVDFYYVAAEETMNKGILARIFKIAGAVTVKRTWRAEGQNVNRMVDMSEVENIMKALDNGWVITFPQGTTSAFAQGRKGTAKLVKNQRPIVIPIKINGFRRAFDKKGLKIKVTGVKPTMEFKAPLDIDYDKESPAEILNKIMHAIEQTPEHNVLHDYDEELKAQKNKSENE
- a CDS encoding UDP-N-acetylmuramate--L-alanine ligase; its protein translation is MKTHFIAIGGSAMHNLAIALKDKGYQVTGSDDAIFEPSRSRLEKKEILPKDLGWFPEKITSDIDAVILGMHAHADNPELAKAKELGLKIYSYPEFLYEQAKQKTRVVIGGSHGKTTITSMILHVLNFHQKNIDYMVGAQLEGFDCMVKITEDNDFMILEGDEYLSSTLDPRSKFLLYQPNIALISGIAWDHINVFKTFDDYVEQFRKFVASITPGGVLVYNEEDPEVVKVVEGAENYFRKIPYKTPEYEILDDAVYLKTEMGDIPLSIFGAHNLLNLEGARHICQQFGILEEAFYEAIMSFKGASKRLEKVKRPDGGVLYKDFAHAPSKVKATVKAFAEQFPNKTKNGFLELHTYSSLNPIFLEQYDHAMDGLDNAVVFYSEEALKIKRMEAISPEFIKEKFKNEKLKIFTNAEDLHAYWQTLDKTNGVFLMMSSGNFGGLDLTK
- a CDS encoding 7TM diverse intracellular signaling domain-containing protein encodes the protein MQKIIDLEPTQHFQKRGEYRVFNSQYTKASYWFVLPIKNVNSKELQVVWSFYNNNFKITFYDITLADQPKFLGQVSPQQRAEERLFQSRALVLPFSLQAGEYKKILAKVELINANQIYFLSDVTTVEDMMFWELNYGIIVGQFLGYFAFMFLFNIFLFFLLKKEIHLWHGLYVFSIILFSLNENIVDVLLLPNWFYHFYIQFPKMLWLLISLILNIKVFQMFTDQKTKFPRFYKVLHFTKNIAIFLAVSSALLSLLFNVQTPIVSEVVIALDVILVIGTILLFFSIIYASIKKDKDSLYFFVATIFILIAFINYLMDLLLQMQVFYFQPGNILVGLMVEVSLLTAFFLTKIVKKSRESRKQLQLKNIENQNLSFQMLNLQEEERKEIAQEIHDGVGSHLSGLKLYLQNIFQSKNPIDENIKAEVLHEMKIIYDDLRSISHQLMPAYIEESNLSELLKNKFEQYRRQFPHIKFNDVQSLGDVNLQESDRLHIYRIVIALLDNAIKHSECTEIDFQIYCEDNNIEILLEDNGIGFDPEAQFSGIGLKSVKSRIQFLKANINIESNKNGSTLIILIPIN
- a CDS encoding TonB-dependent receptor plug domain-containing protein, yielding MRETFTFIIIFLFQIGFSQELDSLSISEITTDSIKFFNKKNTSKSIETVVISKPNRPKKKSNSIIPIEIYTASFLKKTKNNNIFDAVGMINGIKPQLNCSVCNTGDIHINGMEGPYTLMLIDGMPMLSALSTVYGLSGIPSSLVERIEIIKGPADASFGAEAMGGSINIITKNPKYAPKLSLDFSSSSQAELNLDIASSFKINPKTTSLVSLNHFYFGNRIDVNHDNFTDTALQHRLSIFNKWNIERQKNRRASLGLRYYYEDRFGGEMSWQKKNRGGAEVYGESIYTNRFEAFGLYDLPTLEQITALFSYNYHDQNSYYGNTSFMANQQVLFGQLEWQKSLGKHILKSGIAYKLSKYDDNTPATFKNSDTGNLLDRSLYGFFVQDEWQISTSKALLFASRIDYDTEHKMIHSPRLAWKFSPNPQHVLRASFGKGFRVVHVFTEDHAALTGSRDVIISETLKPEESYNSFVNYITQVKLGTAHLNIDLSGFYSYFTNKIIGDFDTDPNKIIFKNLDAFAVSKGISLNLDMLWTSPFKINFGISYMDVYQKETNEKIQQLHAPKWSGVYNLSYYFPKNWILDFTGQFYGPMRLPILEDDFRPEYSDFFTLANVQVRKQFKHFEIYAGIKNLLNFIPKNPIMRPFDPFDKHTNDPANNPKNYTFDTLYGYASMQGLRSFLGIKWELKSKKF
- a CDS encoding response regulator transcription factor; protein product: MTTQFIIADDHPIFVKGITDIINEQQLGEVISCASTGRELLQKLNSCQANFIILDINMPELNGLEAAEKIKSLYPDIPILVVSMNEDYSTIEKLRQIGVNGFIPKSFENEDLQNAIRKILDKQSYFPEGYDGENFRKKQLSQREIEIIQLIIQGNSSREIAEQLNLSIFTVDTHRKNIGRKTGAKTPLQLSKLNLNAEA
- a CDS encoding TolC family protein; its protein translation is MILRNILAASVICFSISSYGQKIWTLQECVDYAVKNNLQVLQNTYSKKMQESNLTIAKKDYLPNVSGSISNTATFGQSQDVFGNTQRNDNFNNSANVGANVLIYNNGRLEKNIRKVQFDVEASQFDIETIQDNISLQIAQQYLSILLNKEIVKISQSALQNAQKLRDRAKITTDVGTTAQTILAEADAALAREKQNLKVAEVNRDRSRFALAQLLMLADYKSFDVADVPIMFDPSAPDLAVEQVLDKAYANQPQIKAAESRIKSSEAQTEVVKTAFWPTLTANAGLGSFYFNSLATNTVGINPDGTPIKERGFFQQYKDNFGQQVGVSANIPIFNKGITKLQVEQSKINQDIAKNNLEQQKLDVKQNVQKAAFDADANYETYLTAVEAEKSTKLALDFAEKSYDAGRTSIYDLNIARNNYANAQGNVAQSKFNYLFSQKLLDFYSGIPLSL
- a CDS encoding NUDIX hydrolase — encoded protein: MRKFGKDLLKILKNTELKGEAAHCVYSPAYRPRFSYDEILSRDPKFAAVNILLYLKNNEWHFPLMVRSENEHDRHSGQISLPGGKREEEDVDFADTAKRETSEEMGIDTHYIRIIREMTPIYIPPSNFYVYPFISFTKKDPVFTLQASEAVELIEFPVSSLLSLPDQPKMMAMSTSRGYEVPVIDFNGYLIWGATSMILSEFSLLLKNV
- the ybaK gene encoding Cys-tRNA(Pro) deacylase; the encoded protein is MSKKTNAVRILESNQIPFELREYEVDEQDLSAEHVAESLGISPEKIYKTLILKGQKDPFLVAVIPGNAQLDLKKIAKASNNKNCEMLPMKDLLATTGYIRGGCSPIGMKKNFPTYIEELATLEEEIIISAGKRGLQIILKPDDLKNIINAEFADLCH